The genomic stretch ATGCTTCCTTCAATTTTAAACCTTTGAGCATCGGCCACATGGGCCAATGCCTGCCCCTCGCTTACATGTTCTCCAGGTTGAACCAATATAGAAGTGATAATTCCATTAATCTTGGGCTGAACAAAAGCTTGACTAATCAAGGTTTCCATTTTCATCTTTTCTTGCTTCTTCAGCTGAAGCTCCAACTCCATGCGCTCTAAATCTAACTTTTGCAGTTTTTTAAAAGACTCAAACTCCCCTTTTTGGTTATTCCGATTGATGGAAGAAAGCTGGTAATCTATTTGTGCTTGATCCACTTTTTGTTGTGAACCTCCTCCAATATTAAATAGGTATTTTTCTTTTTCTAGTTGCGATTGCAATTGCTGCAATTGGATAGAGTCTTTCTTTAGATTATTTCTCAATGCTCTTCGTTTCTGCTGCAACTCCTCTTGGCTTCTGGAAATACTATTTAACTTCAAAGCAATTTCTCTTTCAATTTGAATTTTCTGAGATATTAAATCCTCCACATTAGGAATAAACAGAGTATCGTTTGGTCCAACTATATCACCAGCTGCTTTATTAATCTCTAGAATCTCCGTTGAAATTGAGGAAGTCAGTAATTCTTGATAATAAGGTTCAATGGTGGCATTGCTGGAAAATGAATTCTCCACCTCACCA from Lentimicrobium sp. L6 encodes the following:
- a CDS encoding efflux RND transporter periplasmic adaptor subunit: MDRELSKDFVIAKRKKRLIKFSIIIVIIILPIWYIIDHIKPSVELKKVLLSTVSVGEVENSFSSNATIEPYYQELLTSSISTEILEINKAAGDIVGPNDTLFIPNVEDLISQKIQIEREIALKLNSISRSQEELQQKRRALRNNLKKDSIQLQQLQSQLEKEKYLFNIGGGSQQKVDQAQIDYQLSSINRNNQKGEFESFKKLQKLDLERMELELQLKKQEKMKMETLISQAFVQPKINGIITSILVQPGEHVSEGQALAHVADAQRFKIEGSISTRYADKVYVGQKALVDINDSILHGLVTAISPSVDNGSISYTVNLENPQHRLLKAKLKVEVRIILSEQENRLRIANGDYYFGPGYTDLFVKMGDQLEKRKVKLGGANFDFVEVIAGLQEGEIVIISNAFNEKHKKYNSLSWSE